A single genomic interval of Sceloporus undulatus isolate JIND9_A2432 ecotype Alabama chromosome 2, SceUnd_v1.1, whole genome shotgun sequence harbors:
- the CNPY2 gene encoding protein canopy homolog 2 isoform X3 gives MVPFLSSSTSGRLPGRRLSDGGVLRACRALVDELEWEISQVDPKKTIQIGSFRINPDGSQSIVEVPYARSEAHLTELLERICERMNDYGEKVDPSTHRKNYVRVISHDGTKMDLSETKIDGDVTSSLKFACESIAEEYEDELIEFFSHEAENVKDRLCSKRTDLCDHALHLRHDEL, from the exons atggtgCCTTTTCTGTCTTCATCCACTTCTGGACGTCTCCCTGGGAGAAGGCTGAGTGATGGAGGAGTCTTGAGGG CATGTCGGGCCCTGGTGGATGAGCTGGAGTGGGAAATTTCTCAGGTAGATCCCAAGAAAACCATCCAGATTGGTTCCTTTCGCATCAACCCAGATGGAAGTCAGTCCATTGTAGAG GTGCCCTATGCTAGGTCTGAAGCTCACTTGACAGAACTGTTGGAGCGCATCTGTGAGAGGATGAATGACTATGGAGAGAAAGTGGACCCCTCCACCCACCGGAAAAACTATGTGAGGGTCATCTCTCACGATGGAACCAAGATGGACCTTTCCGAAACCAAAATTGATGGTGATGTGACATCAAGCCTGAAGTTTGCA TGCGAGAGCATAGCTGAAGAGTATGAAGATGAGCTCATAGAATTCTTCTCTCATGAGGCAGAAAATGTCAAGGACCGATTATGCAGCAAACGAACAG